The Desmodus rotundus isolate HL8 chromosome 3, HLdesRot8A.1, whole genome shotgun sequence genome includes a region encoding these proteins:
- the IFI6 gene encoding interferon alpha-inducible protein 6, which yields MRQKAISLFLCYLLLYTCGGVEARRRDSEEDSNSGFWGALTYVAVGGGLLAMGLPALGFTATGIAANSLAASLMSWSAVANGGGVPAGGLVATLQSLGAGGGSTLMAKVGGLLGYAAYKHQEKKKSKEEDE from the exons ATGCGGCAGAAGGCGATATCGCTCTTCTTGTGCTACCTGCTCCTCTACACCTGCGGCGGTGTGGAAGCAC GCAGAAGAGACTCCGAGGAGGACAGCAACTCCGGATTCTGGGGCGCCCTGACCTACGTAGCAGTCGGAGGAG GGCTTCTGGCCATGGGTCTGCCCGCTCTGGGCTTCACCGCCACCGGCATCGCTGCCAACTCGTTGGCAGCCTCGCTGATGAGCTGGTCGGCCGTGGCGAACGGGGGCGGCGTGCCCGCAGGAGGGCTGGTGGCCACGCTGCAGAGTTTGG GGGCTGGTGGTGGCAGTACCCTCATGGCCAAGGTTGGTGGGCTTCTAGGCTACGCAGCCTACAAGCATCAAGAGAAGAAGAAGTCAAAGGAGGAGGATGAGTAG